One segment of Panthera leo isolate Ple1 chromosome A3, P.leo_Ple1_pat1.1, whole genome shotgun sequence DNA contains the following:
- the SRSF6 gene encoding serine/arginine-rich splicing factor 6, with protein sequence MPRVYIGRLSYNVREKDIQRFFSGYGRLLEIDLKNGYGFVEFEDSRDADDAVYELNGKELCGERVIVEHARGPRRDRDGYSYGSRSGGGGYSSRRTSGRDKYGPPVRTEFRLIVENLSSRCSWQDLKDFMRQAGEVTYADAHKERTNEGVIEFRSYSDMKRALDKLDGTEINGRNIRLIEDKPRTSHRRSYSGSRSRSRSRRRSRSRSRRSSRSRSRSISKSRSRSRSRSKGRSRSRSKGRKSRSKSKSKPKSDRGSRSRSRSRSKEYEKSRSRSRSRSRSPKENGKGDIKSKSRSRSQSRSNSPLPAPPSKARSVSPPPKRASRSRSRSRSKSRSRSRSSSRD encoded by the exons ATGCCGCGCGTCTACATAGGACGCCTTAGCTACAACGTCCGGGAAAAGGACATCCAGCGCTTTTTTAGCGGCTATGGCCGTCTCCTCGAAATAGACCTCAAAAATGG GTACGGCTTCGTGGAGTTCGAGGACTCCCGCGACGCCGACGACGCCGTTTACGAACTGAACGGCAAAGAGCTCTGCGGCGAGCGCGTGATCGTGGAGCACGCCCGGGGCCCGCGCCGCGATCGCGACGGCTACAGCTACGGAAGCCGCA GTGGTGGAGGTGGATACAGCAGTCGGAGAACCTCTGGCAGAGACAAATATGGACCACCTGTTCGTACAGAATTCAGGCTTATTGTAGAAAATCTTTCTAGTCGTTGCAGTTGGCAAGATTTAAAG GATTTCATGAGACAAGCAGGTGAAGTAACCTATGCGGATGCTCACAAAGAACGCACAAACGAAGGCGTGATTGAGTTTCGTTCCTACTCTGACATGAAGCGTGCTTTGGATAAACTGGATGGTACAGAAATAAATGGCAGAAATATCAGGCTCATTGAGGATAAACCACGAACGAGCCACAGGCGGTCTTACTCTGGAAGCAGATCAAG GTCACGGTCTAGAAGAAGGTCACGAAGTAGGAGTCGCAGGAGCAGCCGCAGTAGATCTCGAAGTATCTCAAAAAGTCGCTCCAG ATCCAGGTCTCGGAGCAAAGGTCGATCACGTTCTCGATCAAAAGGCAGGAAATCCAGATCAAAAAGCAAATCTAAGCCCAAGTCTGATCGGGGCTCCCGTTCACGCTCTCGAAGCAGATCTAAGGAGTATGAGAAATCTCGAAGCAGGTCTCGTTCTCGATCTCGTTcccccaaagaaaatggaaaaggtgaTATAAAGTCAAAATCTAGATCAAGGAGCCAGTCTCGTTCAAATTCACCCCTACCTGCTCCACCCTCAAAGGCACGTTCTGTGTCCCCTCCACCAAAAAGAGCTTCAAGATCCCGTTCTAGATCTCGTTCAAAGTCGAGGTCACGGTCCAGATCGAGTTCCAGAGATTAA